The Arachis duranensis cultivar V14167 chromosome 9, aradu.V14167.gnm2.J7QH, whole genome shotgun sequence genomic sequence GTAGTACGGAGGCTTGGGTTTTGGTGAAGGTGGAGGTGGGGATTGGTAGTAATACGGAGGATTGGGTTTTGGTGAAGGTGGTGGTGGGGATTGGTAATAGTACGGAGGAGAATAGTGGTGAACTGGTGGAGGTGGTGACTTGTATACATATGTAGGTGATGGTGGAGGTGGAGACTTGTATATGTAAACCGGTGATGGAGGTGGTGGTGATTTATAGTAGTAGGGAGTTGGTGAAGGCTTGGATTTTTCACATTCTTCAAAATGTTTCTTTGAAGCATAGGCAAATGGCTTAGCTTCAAGCACAACTTCATATTTGTCCTTTGATTTCACCTTCAAGTCGGTTCCTTCGTTTAGCTTAGTGGGTATGTTGAAGGGTGAGTTCTTAGGTGGAGCATGTAACCTAGCCTTGCACACCGTGGAGCCATATTTAGCATAATCAAAGTCCTTAACTGTAATGCTATACTTTCCGTTGCTCTTAGTTTCCCCGTAAGCCTTGATGATGTGTCTGCCTGCTTTGCATTTGACCTCCACAACAGCACCTGATCCATAATTGAAATATTACAATGAGCAAACAATAATACGACAAGATATCATAAATCCACCAAAGATATTATATTGGAgcaaattataaaaagaatctCGAGTTAAAATATCCTTTTCATGTTTAtttatgaagaaaaagaaaactatcATTTTCATGTTGAGTGTTGGTATTAATTACATGCTACAACcagttttgaacaagaaaaggttattttttagtaatgtGACGGTGAGTGTACATTGAGACATTGATTGTATCTTACCTATCAACTGTAACAAAAAGTTCTCCAATTCTATACATTATTAAAAAGTCTAATTGACACTTTACTAATTTAAGCATCAAATATTAATGCATTCATTTTGGTTTTCTTATTAGGTGATTGGTTGAAGATAAATTACGTTAATGCATTCCAACATTTAATTTCTACATGCTCTAGAGTTATCTAATATGATTGGAACTGCAAGCATCACGAAAAGTTTAGCGACAAAATACTGTGAGTACTAATAGCAAATGCTTGTGTAAAATGCAGCACAAGTTCTACTAGACAAAGACATGCATTCTCTAACGAAAAAAAGTGAATGCCAAATGAAGATAATAACGAGCAATGCTCAAAAGCATAAGAATTGATGATTCAATTGTAACAATAATAAGACTTTTGAACTAAAAAATGACGTAGAGAATGTCGTGTACCTTTGAGATGTTTCTTGTTGTGTGACTTTTCAGGATACTCCCAGTCATAGCACTTGTAGCTGTAGACTTTACCCACAACCTTCACAATCAATGGGTGATGGTGGGGATGTGGAGGATACACGACAGGTGGAGGAGGAGAATTATAATAGTATGGAGTGGGTGGTGGTGGAGATTTGTAGTAGTAAGGTGTTGGATGAGGTGGAGATTTTACTGGAGGTGGTGGAGAGTTATAGTAGTAAGGGGGGTGAGGTTTAGGagatggaggaggaggagattTATAGTAGTAAGGTGGTGGAGGAGACGGTGAAGGAGGTGGTGGAGAATTATAATAGTAAGGTGGAGGAGGTGAAGGAGATGGGGGAGGAGGAGAGTTGTAGTAGTAAGGTGGATGGGGTACAGGAGATGGTGGTGGAGGAGATTTATAATAGTAAGGCTTTGGAGATGGAGACTTTACTGGTGGTGGTGGAGACTCGTAATAATAAGGTGGTGGAGGAGATGGTGAAGGTGGTGGGGGAGATTTATAGTAGTAAGGAGGTGGAGGAGGAGAGCTGTAATAGTAGGGTGGAGATTTGTGTTCATATGGTGGTGGAGGAGGAGGTGACTTGTACACATAAGGAGGAGACTTATGCTCGTATGGTGGTGGAGGTGGTGGTGATTTATATACATATGGgggtggtggtgatggtgaaGGAGGAGGGGGTGACTTATATACGTAAGGTGGAGACTTGTGCTCATATGGTGGTGGGGGAGGTGACTTGTACACATAAGGAGGAGACTTATGCTcatatggtggtggtggaggtggtGATTTGTATATGTAAGGaggtggtggtgatggtgatggtggaGGTGGTGACTTGTACTCGTAGGGAGGAGCCTTGTGTTCATATGGTGGTGGAGGTGGTGACTTGTATAcgtatggaggtggtggtgacTTGTACTCATAAGGAGGAGCCTTGTGCTCATGCGGTGGTGGAGGTGGTGATTTATACTCATAAGGaggtggtggtgatggtgatggtgggGGTGGTGAATTATACTCGTACGGAGGAGCCTTGTGCTCATGTGGTGGGGGAGGTGGTGATTTATACTCATAAGGaggtggtggtgatggtgatggtgggGGTGGTGACTTATACTCGTACGGAGGAGCCTTGTGCTCATGTGGTGGGGGAGGTGGTGATTTATACTCATAAGGTGGTGGAGGTGATGGTGATGGCGGAGGGGGTGACTTATACTCGTACGGAGGAGCCTTGTGCTCATGTGGTGGTGGAGGTGGTGATTTATACTCATAAGGAGGTGGCTTGTGCTCAATTGGTGGAGGAGGTGGTGACTTGTATTCATAAGGAGGTGGCGGTGAAGCAGTTGGTGGAGGAGGTGAAATGTACTCATAAGGTGGTGGTGGAGAGTAGTAAGGGTAACCGTCAGCAGTAACGGAAACCACAGTAGTAGAAATGAAGAGAGTGGCTAATGCCATGGCCAATTGTGGCCAAAGCTGACCCCTTGCGGGGTCTCTGCCCCTAGCAGTCATGGGTGGAAAGGAAAGAGCTGGCCTCCTCCGGCCAATGCTTCTGAT encodes the following:
- the LOC107467626 gene encoding extensin-2 isoform X15; this translates as MTARGRDPARGQLWPQLAMALATLFISTTVVSVTADGYPYYSPPPPYEYISPPPPTASPPPPYEYKSPPPPPIEHKPPPYEYKSPPPPPHEHKAPPYEYKSPPPPSPSPPPPYEYKSPPPPPHEHKAPPYEYKSPPPPSPSPPPPYEYKSPPPPPHEHKAPPYEYNSPPPPSPSPPPPYEYKSPPPPPHEHKAPPYEYKSPPPPYVYKSPPPPPYEHKAPPYEYKSPPPPSPSPPPPYIYKSPPPPPPYEHKSPPYVYKSPPPPPYEHKSPPYVYKSPPPPSPSPPPPYVYKSPPPPPPYEHKSPPYVYKSPPPPPPYEHKSPPYYYSSPPPPPYYYKSPPPPSPSPPPPYYYESPPPPVKSPSPKPYYYKSPPPPSPVPHPPYYYNSPPPPSPSPPPPYYYNSPPPPSPSPPPPYYYKSPPPPSPKPHPPYYYNSPPPPVKSPPHPTPYYYKSPPPPTPYYYNSPPPPVVYPPHPHHHPLIVKVVGKVYSYKCYDWEYPEKSHNKKHLKGAVVEVKCKAGRHIIKAYGETKSNGKYSITVKDFDYAKYGSTVCKARLHAPPKNSPFNIPTKLNEGTDLKVKSKDKYEVVLEAKPFAYASKKHFEECEKSKPSPTPYYYKSPPPPSPVYIYKSPPPPSPTYVYKSPPPPVHHYSPPYYYQSPPPPSPKPNPPYYYQSPPPPSPKPKPPYYYQSPPPPSPKPKPPYYYQSPPPPSPKPKPPYYYQSPPPPSPVLKPPYYYQSPPPPSPSPPPPYYYHSPPPPSPSPPPPYYYKSPPPPSPSPPPPYYYKSPPPPKELPHPPYYYKSPPPPSPSPPPPYYYKSPPPPKELPHPPYYYKSPPPPSPSPPPPYYYKSPPPPSPSPPPPYYYQSPPPPKKLPHPHPPYYYQSPPPPSPSPPPPYYYKSPPPPSPSPPPTYYYQSPPPPYHYQSPPPPSPTPHPPYYYQSPPPPTSPPPPYHYVSPPPPSPSPPPPYHYTSPPPPSPAPAPTYVYKSPPPPTSSPPPSYHYVSPPPPSPSPPPPYHYVSPPPPSPSPPPPYHYTSPPPPSPAPAPKYIYKSPPPPPVYIYASPPPPIYK
- the LOC107467626 gene encoding extensin-2 isoform X13, coding for MTARGRDPARGQLWPQLAMALATLFISTTVVSVTADGYPYYSPPPPYEYISPPPPTASPPPPYEYKSPPPPPIEHKPPPYEYKSPPPPPHEHKAPPYEYKSPPPPSPSPPPPYEYKSPPPPPHEHKAPPYEYKSPPPPSPSPPPPYEYKSPPPPPHEHKAPPYEYNSPPPPSPSPPPPYEYKSPPPPPHEHKAPPYEYKSPPPPYVYKSPPPPPYEHKAPPYEYKSPPPPSPSPPPPYIYKSPPPPPPYEHKSPPYVYKSPPPPPYEHKSPPYVYKSPPPPSPSPPPPYVYKSPPPPPPYEHKSPPYVYKSPPPPPPYEHKSPPYYYSSPPPPPYYYKSPPPPSPSPPPPYYYESPPPPVKSPSPKPYYYKSPPPPSPVPHPPYYYNSPPPPSPSPPPPYYYNSPPPPSPSPPPPYYYKSPPPPSPKPHPPYYYNSPPPPVKSPPHPTPYYYKSPPPPTPYYYNSPPPPVVYPPHPHHHPLIVKVVGKVYSYKCYDWEYPEKSHNKKHLKGAVVEVKCKAGRHIIKAYGETKSNGKYSITVKDFDYAKYGSTVCKARLHAPPKNSPFNIPTKLNEGTDLKVKSKDKYEVVLEAKPFAYASKKHFEECEKSKPSPTPYYYKSPPPPSPVYIYKSPPPPSPTYVYKSPPPPVHHYSPPYYYQSPPPPSPKPNPPYYYQSPPPPSPKPKPPYYYQSPPPPSPKPKPPYYYQSPPPPLPVPKPPYYYQSPPPPSPVPKPPYYYQSPPPPSPVTKPPYYYQSPPPPSPVPKPPYYYQSPPPPSPKPKPPYYYQSPPPPSPKPKPPYYYQSPPPPSPVLKPPYYYQSPPPPSPSPPPPYYYHSPPPPSPSPPPPYYYKSPPPPSPSPPPPYYYKSPPPPKELPHPPYYYKSPPPPSPSPPPPYYYKSPPPPKELPHPPYYYKSPPPPSPSPPPPYYYKSPPPPSPSPPPPYYYQSPPPPKKLPHPHPPYYYQSPPPPSPSPPPPYYYKSPPPPSPSPPPTYYYQSPPPPYHYQSPPPPSPTPHPPYYYQSPPPPTSPPPPYHYVSPPPPSPSPPPPYHYTSPPPPSPAPAPTYVYKSPPPPTSSPPPSYHYVSPPPPSPSPPPPYHYVSPPPPSPSPPPPYHYTSPPPPSPAPAPKYIYKSPPPPPVYIYASPPPPIYK
- the LOC107467626 gene encoding extensin-2 isoform X12; protein product: MTARGRDPARGQLWPQLAMALATLFISTTVVSVTADGYPYYSPPPPYEYISPPPPTASPPPPYEYKSPPPPPIEHKPPPYEYKSPPPPPHEHKAPPYEYKSPPPPSPSPPPPYEYKSPPPPPHEHKAPPYEYKSPPPPSPSPPPPYEYKSPPPPPHEHKAPPYEYNSPPPPSPSPPPPYEYKSPPPPPHEHKAPPYEYKSPPPPYVYKSPPPPPYEHKAPPYEYKSPPPPSPSPPPPYIYKSPPPPPPYEHKSPPYVYKSPPPPPYEHKSPPYVYKSPPPPSPSPPPPYVYKSPPPPPPYEHKSPPYVYKSPPPPPPYEHKSPPYYYSSPPPPPYYYKSPPPPSPSPPPPYYYESPPPPVKSPSPKPYYYKSPPPPSPVPHPPYYYNSPPPPSPSPPPPYYYNSPPPPSPSPPPPYYYKSPPPPSPKPHPPYYYNSPPPPVKSPPHPTPYYYKSPPPPTPYYYNSPPPPVVYPPHPHHHPLIVKVVGKVYSYKCYDWEYPEKSHNKKHLKGAVVEVKCKAGRHIIKAYGETKSNGKYSITVKDFDYAKYGSTVCKARLHAPPKNSPFNIPTKLNEGTDLKVKSKDKYEVVLEAKPFAYASKKHFEECEKSKPSPTPYYYKSPPPPSPVYIYKSPPPPSPTYVYKSPPPPVHHYSPPYYYQSPPPPSPKPNPPYYYQSPPPPSPKPKPPYYYQSPPPPTPVVKPPYYYQSPPPPSPVPKPPYYYQSPPPPSPKPKPPYYYQSPPPPSPKPKPPYYYQSPPPPTPVVKPPYYYQSPPPPSPVPKPPYYYQSPPPPSPKPKPPYYYQSPPPPSPVPKPPYYYQSPPPPSPVPKPPYYYQSPPPPSPSPPPPYYYHSPPPPSPSPPPPYYYKSPPPPSPSPPPPYYYKSPPPPKELPHPPYYYKSPPPPSPSPPPPYYYKSPPPPKELPHPPYYYKSPPPPSPSPPPPYYYKSPPPPSPSPPPPYYYQSPPPPKKLPHPHPPYYYQSPPPPSPSPPPPYYYKSPPPPSPSPPPTYYYQSPPPPYHYQSPPPPSPTPHPPYYYQSPPPPTSPPPPYHYVSPPPPSPSPPPPYHYTSPPPPSPAPAPTYVYKSPPPPTSSPPPSYHYVSPPPPSPSPPPPYHYVSPPPPSPSPPPPYHYTSPPPPSPAPAPKYIYKSPPPPPVYIYASPPPPIYK
- the LOC107467626 gene encoding extensin-2 isoform X14; this encodes MTARGRDPARGQLWPQLAMALATLFISTTVVSVTADGYPYYSPPPPYEYISPPPPTASPPPPYEYKSPPPPPIEHKPPPYEYKSPPPPPHEHKAPPYEYKSPPPPSPSPPPPYEYKSPPPPPHEHKAPPYEYKSPPPPSPSPPPPYEYKSPPPPPHEHKAPPYEYNSPPPPSPSPPPPYEYKSPPPPPHEHKAPPYEYKSPPPPYVYKSPPPPPYEHKAPPYEYKSPPPPSPSPPPPYIYKSPPPPPPYEHKSPPYVYKSPPPPPYEHKSPPYVYKSPPPPSPSPPPPYVYKSPPPPPPYEHKSPPYVYKSPPPPPPYEHKSPPYYYSSPPPPPYYYKSPPPPSPSPPPPYYYESPPPPVKSPSPKPYYYKSPPPPSPVPHPPYYYNSPPPPSPSPPPPYYYNSPPPPSPSPPPPYYYKSPPPPSPKPHPPYYYNSPPPPVKSPPHPTPYYYKSPPPPTPYYYNSPPPPVVYPPHPHHHPLIVKVVGKVYSYKCYDWEYPEKSHNKKHLKGAVVEVKCKAGRHIIKAYGETKSNGKYSITVKDFDYAKYGSTVCKARLHAPPKNSPFNIPTKLNEGTDLKVKSKDKYEVVLEAKPFAYASKKHFEECEKSKPSPTPYYYKSPPPPSPVYIYKSPPPPSPTYVYKSPPPPVHHYSPPYYYQSPPPPSPKPNPPYYYQSPPPPSPKPKPPYYYQSPPPPSPVTKPPYYYQSPPPPSPVPKPPYYYQSPPPPSPKPKPPYYYQSPPPPSPKPKPPYYYQSPPPPSPVLKPPYYYQSPPPPSPSPPPPYYYHSPPPPSPSPPPPYYYKSPPPPSPSPPPPYYYKSPPPPKELPHPPYYYKSPPPPSPSPPPPYYYKSPPPPKELPHPPYYYKSPPPPSPSPPPPYYYKSPPPPSPSPPPPYYYQSPPPPKKLPHPHPPYYYQSPPPPSPSPPPPYYYKSPPPPSPSPPPTYYYQSPPPPYHYQSPPPPSPTPHPPYYYQSPPPPTSPPPPYHYVSPPPPSPSPPPPYHYTSPPPPSPAPAPTYVYKSPPPPTSSPPPSYHYVSPPPPSPSPPPPYHYVSPPPPSPSPPPPYHYTSPPPPSPAPAPKYIYKSPPPPPVYIYASPPPPIYK
- the LOC107467626 gene encoding extensin-2 isoform X6 — translated: MTARGRDPARGQLWPQLAMALATLFISTTVVSVTADGYPYYSPPPPYEYISPPPPTASPPPPYEYKSPPPPPIEHKPPPYEYKSPPPPPHEHKAPPYEYKSPPPPSPSPPPPYEYKSPPPPPHEHKAPPYEYKSPPPPSPSPPPPYEYKSPPPPPHEHKAPPYEYNSPPPPSPSPPPPYEYKSPPPPPHEHKAPPYEYKSPPPPYVYKSPPPPPYEHKAPPYEYKSPPPPSPSPPPPYIYKSPPPPPPYEHKSPPYVYKSPPPPPYEHKSPPYVYKSPPPPSPSPPPPYVYKSPPPPPPYEHKSPPYVYKSPPPPPPYEHKSPPYYYSSPPPPPYYYKSPPPPSPSPPPPYYYESPPPPVKSPSPKPYYYKSPPPPSPVPHPPYYYNSPPPPSPSPPPPYYYNSPPPPSPSPPPPYYYKSPPPPSPKPHPPYYYNSPPPPVKSPPHPTPYYYKSPPPPTPYYYNSPPPPVVYPPHPHHHPLIVKVVGKVYSYKCYDWEYPEKSHNKKHLKGAVVEVKCKAGRHIIKAYGETKSNGKYSITVKDFDYAKYGSTVCKARLHAPPKNSPFNIPTKLNEGTDLKVKSKDKYEVVLEAKPFAYASKKHFEECEKSKPSPTPYYYKSPPPPSPVYIYKSPPPPSPTYVYKSPPPPVHHYSPPYYYQSPPPPSPKPNPPYYYQSPPPPSPKPKPPYYYQSPPPPTPVVKPPYYYQSPPPPSPVPKPPYYYQSPPPPSPKPKPPYYYQSPPPPSPKPKPPYYYQSPPPPTPVVKPPYYYQSPPPPSPVPKPPYYYQSPPPPSPKPKPPYYYQSPPPPSPVPKPPYYYQSPPPPSPVPKPPYYYQSPPPPSPVTKPPYYYQSPPPPSPVPKPPYYYQSPPPPSPKPKPPYYYQSPPPPSPKPKPPYYYQSPPPPSPVLKPPYYYQSPPPPSPSPPPPYYYHSPPPPSPSPPPPYYYKSPPPPSPSPPPPYYYKSPPPPKELPHPPYYYKSPPPPSPSPPPPYYYKSPPPPKELPHPPYYYKSPPPPSPSPPPPYYYKSPPPPSPSPPPPYYYQSPPPPKKLPHPHPPYYYQSPPPPSPSPPPPYYYKSPPPPSPSPPPTYYYQSPPPPYHYQSPPPPSPTPHPPYYYQSPPPPTSPPPPYHYVSPPPPSPSPPPPYHYTSPPPPSPAPAPTYVYKSPPPPTSSPPPSYHYVSPPPPSPSPPPPYHYVSPPPPSPSPPPPYHYTSPPPPSPAPAPKYIYKSPPPPPVYIYASPPPPIYK